In a single window of the uncultured Pseudodesulfovibrio sp. genome:
- a CDS encoding ATP-binding cassette domain-containing protein, whose translation MSEETAPLPLEIKDLRKSFARGKGRVEALRGVSLSLELGSVNALLGPDGAGKTTLIRLATGIMAPEEGSVTVLGMDSVKQAQDIQSAIGYMPQRFGLYEDLSVQENLDLYADLQGVGSEERGERYESLMEMTNLAPFTKRLAGRLSGGMKQKLGLACSLLKTPRFLLLDEPTVGVDPLSRRELWSIVDTLVRKEEITVLVSTAYLDEAARCDQVFILQDGELIGKGSPDSFIDEARGRTWRVTPDDTPRVVQSRLFGKPGIVDATLESGRVRVVTREAELPESLFKEAGALDPESVEPVFEDGFMLLLNRDSEAGSTALKVDKVQGSEDGDAITVSGLERQFGDFYAVKGLEFSVKRGEIFGLLGPNGAGKSTTFRMLCGLLPATGGSLEVGGLNLRKAAAKARKNLGYMAQKFSLYGQLSVLENLNFFSKVYGLHGSHREERVQWALDELDLAGQAETTSGELPFGFRQRLSLACALMHEPDILFLDEPTSGVDPLARRQFWARINSLAEQGVTVVVTTHFMEEAEYCDRMLIMMTGELLAQGTPDEIREYAGTDEDATIEKAFIALVEKRRAEEKEQ comes from the coding sequence ATGTCGGAAGAAACCGCTCCATTACCCCTGGAGATCAAGGACCTGCGCAAAAGTTTCGCCCGGGGCAAAGGCCGGGTCGAGGCCCTGCGCGGCGTCTCGCTCTCCCTTGAACTCGGCAGCGTCAACGCGCTGCTTGGCCCGGACGGGGCTGGCAAGACCACGCTCATTCGTCTGGCAACGGGCATCATGGCCCCGGAAGAGGGGAGCGTGACCGTGCTCGGCATGGATTCGGTCAAGCAGGCCCAGGACATCCAGTCGGCCATCGGCTACATGCCCCAGCGCTTCGGACTGTACGAGGATCTGAGCGTGCAGGAAAACCTGGACCTGTACGCGGACCTGCAGGGCGTGGGGAGCGAGGAGCGCGGCGAGCGGTATGAATCCCTGATGGAGATGACCAATCTGGCTCCGTTCACCAAGCGGCTGGCCGGGCGGCTGTCCGGCGGCATGAAGCAGAAGCTCGGGCTGGCCTGCTCTCTGCTCAAGACGCCGCGATTTCTCCTTCTGGACGAACCCACCGTGGGCGTGGACCCTCTTTCCCGGCGCGAGCTGTGGTCCATCGTGGACACCCTGGTGCGCAAGGAGGAGATCACCGTGCTGGTCAGCACCGCCTACCTGGACGAGGCGGCCCGCTGCGACCAGGTTTTCATCCTTCAGGACGGCGAGCTCATCGGCAAGGGCTCTCCCGACTCCTTCATCGACGAGGCCCGGGGACGGACCTGGCGGGTCACGCCCGACGACACTCCGCGCGTGGTCCAGAGCCGCCTCTTCGGCAAGCCCGGTATCGTGGACGCCACCCTGGAATCGGGACGGGTCCGCGTGGTCACGCGGGAGGCCGAGCTGCCCGAATCCCTGTTCAAGGAAGCGGGGGCGCTGGACCCGGAGTCCGTCGAGCCCGTGTTCGAGGACGGCTTCATGCTCCTGCTCAACCGCGACAGCGAAGCGGGGTCCACGGCCCTGAAAGTGGACAAGGTGCAGGGGAGCGAGGACGGCGACGCCATCACCGTGTCCGGTTTGGAACGTCAGTTCGGCGATTTCTATGCGGTCAAGGGACTCGAATTTTCGGTCAAGCGCGGGGAGATTTTTGGCCTGCTCGGCCCCAACGGAGCGGGCAAGTCGACCACCTTCCGCATGCTCTGCGGCCTACTGCCCGCCACGGGCGGCTCCCTGGAAGTGGGCGGTCTGAACCTGCGCAAGGCCGCGGCCAAGGCGCGCAAGAACCTGGGCTACATGGCCCAGAAATTTTCCCTGTACGGCCAGCTCTCTGTGCTGGAAAACCTGAATTTCTTCAGCAAGGTCTATGGGCTGCACGGCTCGCATCGCGAAGAGCGGGTGCAGTGGGCCCTGGACGAACTGGATCTGGCCGGGCAGGCCGAGACCACGTCCGGTGAATTGCCTTTCGGCTTCCGCCAGCGCCTCTCCCTGGCCTGCGCCCTGATGCACGAACCCGACATCCTCTTTCTGGACGAGCCCACCTCCGGTGTCGATCCCCTGGCCCGGCGGCAGTTCTGGGCCCGGATCAATTCCCTGGCAGAGCAGGGCGTGACCGTGGTGGTCACCACCCATTTCATGGAAGAGGCCGAGTACTGCGACCGCATGCTGATCATGATGACCGGAGAACTGCTGGCCCAGGGTACGCCGGACGAGATCCGCGAGTATGCCGGGACCGATGAGGACGCCACCATCGAAAAGGCGTTCATCGCACTGGTGGAAAAGCGCCGGGCAGAGGAAAAGGAGCAATAA